From one Leifsonia soli genomic stretch:
- the purL gene encoding phosphoribosylformylglycinamidine synthase subunit PurL, whose translation MTDTATAHVVDTVANAIETPEREQPFAALGLKEDEYAKIREILGRRPTSGELAMYSVMWSEHCSYKSSKIYLRQFGQKVSPAMKKNLMVGMGENAGVVDVGEGWAVTFKVESHNHPSYIEPFQGAATGVGGIVRDIISMGARPVAVMDQLRFGAIDSPDTARVVHGVVSGISFYGNCLGLPNIGGETYFDPVYQGNPLVNALSVGVLRHEDLHLANASGAGNKVVLFGARTGGDGIGGASILASDTFSAGGPTKRPAVQVGDPFAEKVLIECCLELFRDKLVEGIQDLGAAGISCATSELASNGDGGMFIELDKVLLRDPSLTAEEILMSESQERMMAVVKPELLDAFLAVTAKWDVETSVLGEVTETGRLVINWNGEEIVNVDPRTVAVDGPVYERPVAYPAWIDALQDDSASVLARPTTGDELREQTLALLGSANLADKGWITDQYDYFVGGNTALAFPDDAGMIRVDEESGLGFAIATDANGRYCQLDPKQGAKLALAEAYRNVAASGAVPVAVTDCLNFGSPENPEVMWQFSQAVEGLSDACLELEIPVTGGNVSFYNQTGDTPIFPTPVVGVLGVIDDVARRIPSGWQDEGENIYLLGITREELDGSAWAGTIHGHLGGHPPAVDLDAERSLAQTLHAASLEGLVSSAHDLADGGLAQALAESVIRFGVGARVWLTEIEERDGVDAATALFSESTARVLVTVPREDDVKFRGLCAGRNIPALRIGVTDAEVGAQPVLEVQDLFTIGLEELRGVHRSTLPEHFGPTVA comes from the coding sequence GTGACCGACACCGCCACCGCCCACGTCGTCGACACCGTCGCGAACGCGATCGAGACCCCGGAGCGGGAGCAGCCGTTCGCGGCGCTCGGGCTCAAGGAGGACGAGTACGCGAAGATCCGCGAGATCCTCGGCCGCCGCCCCACCAGCGGCGAGCTGGCGATGTACTCGGTGATGTGGTCGGAGCACTGCTCCTACAAGTCGTCGAAGATCTACCTGCGGCAGTTCGGGCAGAAGGTCAGCCCGGCCATGAAGAAGAACCTCATGGTCGGCATGGGCGAGAACGCCGGCGTCGTGGATGTCGGCGAGGGCTGGGCGGTCACCTTCAAGGTGGAGTCGCACAACCACCCCTCCTACATCGAGCCGTTCCAGGGCGCCGCGACCGGCGTCGGCGGCATCGTCCGCGACATCATCTCGATGGGCGCGCGCCCGGTCGCGGTCATGGACCAACTGCGCTTCGGCGCCATCGACAGCCCGGACACCGCACGCGTCGTGCACGGCGTCGTCTCGGGCATCTCGTTCTACGGCAACTGCCTCGGCCTGCCGAACATCGGCGGCGAGACCTACTTCGACCCGGTGTACCAGGGCAACCCGCTGGTGAACGCCCTCTCGGTCGGCGTCCTGCGCCACGAAGACCTGCACCTGGCGAACGCGTCCGGGGCCGGCAACAAGGTCGTGCTGTTCGGTGCGCGCACCGGCGGCGACGGGATCGGCGGCGCCAGCATCCTCGCGTCCGACACGTTCTCCGCGGGCGGCCCGACCAAGCGTCCGGCCGTGCAGGTGGGCGACCCGTTCGCCGAGAAGGTGCTCATCGAGTGCTGCCTGGAGCTGTTCCGCGACAAGCTGGTCGAGGGCATCCAGGATCTGGGCGCCGCCGGCATCTCGTGCGCGACCAGCGAGCTGGCCTCCAACGGCGACGGCGGGATGTTCATCGAGCTCGACAAGGTCCTCCTGCGCGACCCGAGCCTCACGGCGGAGGAGATCCTCATGTCGGAGAGCCAGGAGCGCATGATGGCGGTCGTCAAGCCGGAGCTGCTCGACGCCTTCCTCGCCGTCACCGCCAAGTGGGATGTCGAGACCAGCGTGCTCGGCGAGGTCACCGAGACCGGCCGCCTCGTCATCAACTGGAACGGCGAGGAGATCGTCAACGTCGACCCACGCACGGTCGCGGTCGACGGCCCGGTGTACGAGCGCCCCGTCGCCTACCCGGCCTGGATCGACGCCCTGCAGGACGACTCGGCCTCCGTGCTCGCCCGCCCGACCACCGGCGACGAGCTGCGCGAGCAGACGCTCGCCCTGCTCGGCAGCGCCAACCTCGCCGACAAGGGCTGGATCACCGACCAGTACGACTACTTCGTCGGCGGCAACACCGCGCTCGCTTTCCCCGACGACGCCGGCATGATCCGCGTCGACGAGGAGTCCGGCCTCGGCTTCGCCATCGCCACCGACGCCAACGGCCGCTACTGCCAGCTCGACCCGAAGCAGGGCGCGAAGCTCGCGCTGGCCGAGGCGTACCGCAACGTCGCCGCGTCCGGCGCCGTCCCGGTCGCGGTCACCGACTGCCTCAACTTCGGCAGCCCGGAGAATCCCGAGGTCATGTGGCAGTTCTCGCAGGCCGTCGAGGGCCTGTCGGACGCCTGCCTGGAGCTTGAGATCCCGGTCACCGGCGGCAACGTCTCCTTCTACAACCAGACCGGCGACACCCCGATCTTCCCGACCCCGGTGGTCGGCGTCCTCGGTGTGATCGACGACGTCGCCCGGCGCATCCCGAGCGGCTGGCAGGACGAGGGCGAGAACATCTACCTCCTCGGTATCACCCGCGAGGAGCTGGACGGCTCGGCGTGGGCCGGCACCATCCACGGCCACCTCGGCGGCCACCCGCCGGCGGTCGACCTCGACGCCGAGCGCTCGCTCGCCCAGACGCTGCACGCGGCCTCCCTCGAGGGGCTGGTGTCCTCGGCCCACGACCTCGCCGACGGCGGCCTCGCGCAGGCCCTCGCCGAGAGCGTCATCCGCTTCGGCGTCGGCGCCCGCGTCTGGCTCACCGAGATCGAGGAGCGCGACGGCGTGGATGCGGCGACCGCGCTGTTCTCGGAGTCGACGGCCCGCGTCCTGGTCACCGTCCCGCGCGAGGACGACGTCAAGTTCCGCGGCCTGTGCGCGGGGCGCAACATCCCGGCCCTCCGCATCGGCGTGACCGACGCCGAGGTCGGCGCCCAGCCGGTACTCGAGGTACAGGACCTCTTCACCATCGGCCTCGAGGAGCTCCGCGGCGTCCACCGCTCCACTCTCCCCGAGCACTTCGGCCCGACGGTCGCGTAA
- a CDS encoding alpha/beta hydrolase yields MTRARADELPTPPLLSRRARRVVSVTAIVLLCLLILGSLASSSPWPSALTIRSVFAKGAAETVAEMQPFVPTSGVTAQTGLRYAPGSPDTTFDIFRPESATDPLPTVVWIHGGAWISGVSSDVDPYLRILADQGFTTVGLNYTVGPEATYPTAVRQLNDALAYLDAHAETLGIDPSRIILAGDSAGSQLASQLAVMTTSPEYANLLGIAPALQPDQLSAVVLNCGVYDLTALASLTGVDGWGFKTALWSYSGTKDWSQTYVGSTMSTIQHVTAAFPPTYISGGNGDGLTWTQSVPMAAALRAKGVDVTELFWPADHEPALPHEYQFHLKFADAHTALDATIAFLRAHS; encoded by the coding sequence ATGACCCGTGCCCGCGCCGACGAGCTGCCGACGCCTCCACTTCTCTCGCGGCGGGCCCGCCGCGTCGTGTCCGTCACCGCGATCGTGCTGCTCTGCCTGCTCATCCTGGGCAGTCTGGCGTCGTCGTCACCGTGGCCGTCCGCCCTGACGATCCGCAGCGTCTTCGCGAAGGGCGCGGCCGAGACCGTCGCCGAGATGCAGCCGTTCGTGCCGACCAGCGGAGTGACGGCGCAGACCGGCCTCCGCTATGCGCCGGGCTCGCCGGACACGACCTTCGACATCTTCCGCCCGGAGAGCGCCACCGACCCACTGCCGACCGTGGTGTGGATCCACGGCGGCGCGTGGATCTCGGGCGTCAGCTCCGACGTCGACCCCTACCTGCGCATCCTGGCCGATCAGGGCTTCACGACCGTCGGGCTCAACTACACCGTCGGGCCGGAGGCGACCTACCCGACCGCGGTCCGGCAGCTCAACGACGCCCTCGCCTACCTCGACGCGCACGCGGAGACGCTCGGCATCGACCCGAGCCGCATCATCCTGGCCGGGGACTCCGCCGGATCGCAGCTCGCCAGCCAGCTGGCCGTGATGACCACCAGCCCCGAGTACGCGAACCTGCTCGGCATCGCGCCGGCGCTCCAGCCCGACCAGCTGTCGGCCGTCGTGCTCAACTGCGGGGTCTACGACCTCACCGCCCTCGCCAGCCTCACCGGCGTCGACGGCTGGGGCTTCAAGACGGCGCTCTGGTCGTACAGCGGCACGAAGGACTGGTCGCAGACCTACGTCGGGTCGACCATGTCGACCATCCAGCACGTCACCGCCGCCTTCCCACCGACCTACATCTCCGGCGGAAACGGCGACGGCCTCACCTGGACCCAGTCCGTGCCGATGGCGGCAGCGCTGCGCGCGAAGGGCGTCGACGTGACCGAGCTGTTCTGGCCCGCCGACCACGAGCCCGCACTGCCGCACGAGTACCAGTTCCACCTCAAGTTCGCTGACGCGCACACGGCACTGGATGCGACCATCGCCTTCCTCCGCGCGCACAGCTAG
- a CDS encoding DUF4434 domain-containing protein, with protein MSHRTGSRLASLIAGAALAAALVVPATPAAATPTCTTSPRIDGSFIQPALVDGWSATQLSSELGTLTNACITSQVIQWTADTKASTTVYPSGLSGYTQSTSTDVVSRVLTAADSAGVAEYLGLQTNDDWWNTYANDTTWLNGQATAANALADDLYARYGTHTSFAGWYLPFEVDNWNFTSTSSWTAMATFYTTIANHLHALTPGKPVIISPFYNTSGGQTSTQWTSMWSSILASAPIDVIALQDGVGAGHATTAQLATWFSATKSAITSSRPATQLWADSETFNPDFTPMSISQLIADLNAVAPYVTKTLSFSYDHYDSPLTVPAVYDTTYRNYLSTGAVESSAPTTPTGLTATAGGVTSVNLAWTASTDNIGIAGYRVYRGGALVKVIQGAVTGFTDAGLSPATTYSYKLAAFDAAGNVSAQSTTATATTSSAPAASPLISSGRSYTTSVGADPGYPDTGAAELTNGVTGTTSYSDAAWQGRNTGSAYSFTIDLGSTKTITQVGTSWLQTKSVYIFLPSSIQVSVSTSGSTFTPLVTMPAPNVSDADQRYTYAAYGLSGSGRYIRFTVTPASSAWSFVDEATVRGL; from the coding sequence ATGAGTCACCGCACCGGGTCGCGTCTCGCGTCCCTGATCGCCGGGGCCGCCCTGGCCGCGGCCCTGGTCGTTCCAGCGACGCCGGCCGCCGCCACACCGACCTGCACCACGTCCCCACGCATCGACGGCAGCTTCATCCAGCCGGCACTCGTCGACGGCTGGAGCGCCACCCAGCTCTCCTCCGAGCTCGGTACCTTGACCAATGCGTGCATCACCAGCCAGGTGATCCAGTGGACGGCGGACACGAAAGCGTCGACCACCGTCTACCCGAGTGGGCTCAGCGGGTACACGCAGAGCACGTCGACGGATGTGGTCTCCCGTGTTCTCACGGCGGCGGACAGCGCCGGGGTCGCCGAGTACCTGGGGTTGCAGACGAACGACGACTGGTGGAACACCTATGCCAACGACACCACCTGGCTGAACGGCCAGGCGACGGCGGCGAACGCCCTGGCCGACGATCTCTATGCCCGGTATGGGACGCACACGTCCTTCGCCGGCTGGTACCTTCCGTTCGAGGTCGACAACTGGAACTTCACCTCGACCTCGTCCTGGACCGCCATGGCGACGTTCTATACGACGATCGCGAACCATCTGCATGCGCTCACCCCGGGCAAGCCCGTGATCATCAGCCCGTTCTACAACACGTCCGGAGGTCAGACCAGCACCCAGTGGACGAGCATGTGGTCGAGCATCCTCGCCTCCGCTCCGATCGATGTGATCGCCCTGCAGGACGGGGTCGGTGCCGGTCATGCGACGACCGCGCAGTTGGCCACGTGGTTCTCGGCCACCAAGAGCGCGATCACCAGCTCCCGCCCGGCCACCCAGCTCTGGGCGGACAGCGAGACCTTCAACCCGGACTTCACGCCGATGTCGATCTCCCAGCTGATCGCCGACCTGAATGCCGTTGCGCCGTACGTGACCAAGACCCTGTCGTTCTCGTACGACCACTACGACAGCCCGCTGACGGTCCCCGCCGTGTACGACACCACCTACCGGAACTACCTGTCCACCGGTGCTGTGGAGTCGTCGGCCCCGACCACGCCGACAGGTCTGACAGCGACGGCGGGCGGCGTCACTTCGGTGAATCTGGCCTGGACGGCGTCCACCGACAACATCGGTATCGCCGGATACCGCGTCTATCGCGGAGGGGCGCTCGTGAAAGTGATCCAGGGCGCAGTGACCGGCTTCACGGATGCCGGTCTCAGCCCCGCGACGACCTACAGCTACAAGCTGGCCGCTTTCGATGCCGCCGGCAACGTGTCCGCCCAGAGCACGACAGCGACGGCGACGACGTCCTCGGCACCCGCAGCGAGCCCTCTGATCTCCTCGGGCCGTTCGTACACGACGTCCGTGGGCGCGGACCCGGGCTATCCGGACACGGGCGCAGCGGAGCTGACGAACGGGGTCACGGGCACGACGAGCTATTCCGACGCAGCGTGGCAGGGCCGGAATACGGGAAGCGCCTACAGCTTCACGATCGACCTCGGCTCGACCAAGACCATCACACAGGTGGGGACGTCGTGGCTGCAGACGAAATCCGTTTACATCTTCCTGCCGTCCAGCATCCAGGTCTCGGTGTCGACCAGCGGCTCGACCTTCACGCCTCTGGTGACCATGCCCGCACCGAATGTGAGTGATGCCGACCAGCGGTACACCTACGCGGCATACGGGCTCTCCGGCTCGGGGCGTTACATCCGATTCACCGTCACCCCCGCAAGCAGTGCCTGGTCGTTCGTGGACGAGGCGACCGTCCGGGGGCTGTGA
- a CDS encoding DUF4127 family protein gives MRIALVPLDERPVNVQLPRQVAAIAGADLILPPADAMPDFRRPADIATLHDWLRGLVRLKGVDSLVVCVDTLVHGGIIPARITSDTTTTALARLDLLRELKAVAPALRITAASLIMRASDSYSSVEEPAYWGNWGRELHALGGDLHRALEADIVEGEGAVEPLATTVPDGVRSDFELRRLRNHTINLAALALHEEGTIDTLTLTADDTAPYSAGSAEQVWLRHWARALPGGGDVLMYPGADEVGAVLVARALTSDVGVPSWRIVCGEPDGLDRVPNFENAALRESLARQIVAAGGRLAEPEESADLVVVAHAPDPSRGDFFGTRPASDPAATEATVAAVRTALAGGSIVALADVRFSNGGDPDLVDRLAAEGLLLQLASYGGWNTAGNSIGGAVAQATALWAGRATGNADETAAREALLTRVLDDRAYQSGTRLAMHAAEFGGSISPVDADRQRVAVARIARELGDYLSSILPEGEAWRIDRVTLPWARSFEIEIALRQG, from the coding sequence ATGCGCATCGCACTCGTCCCGTTGGATGAACGCCCCGTGAACGTCCAGCTCCCGCGCCAGGTCGCGGCGATCGCGGGCGCCGATCTGATCCTGCCGCCGGCGGACGCGATGCCCGACTTCCGGAGGCCGGCCGATATCGCGACGCTCCACGACTGGCTGCGCGGGCTCGTGCGGTTGAAGGGGGTCGACAGTCTCGTGGTGTGCGTCGACACGCTCGTGCATGGCGGCATCATCCCGGCGCGCATCACCTCCGATACGACGACCACGGCGTTGGCACGCCTCGATCTGCTCCGCGAACTCAAAGCTGTCGCCCCGGCTCTGCGCATCACGGCAGCCTCCCTGATCATGCGGGCGAGCGACTCCTACTCGTCGGTCGAGGAGCCTGCGTATTGGGGGAACTGGGGCCGCGAGCTGCACGCTCTGGGCGGAGACCTCCATCGAGCGCTGGAAGCGGACATCGTGGAGGGCGAAGGTGCCGTCGAGCCGCTCGCCACGACTGTCCCCGACGGCGTCCGCAGCGATTTCGAGCTTCGCCGCCTCCGTAACCACACGATCAATCTCGCGGCCCTCGCGCTCCATGAGGAAGGCACGATCGACACGCTGACGCTGACGGCGGACGACACCGCTCCGTACTCGGCCGGCTCGGCCGAACAGGTGTGGCTCCGGCATTGGGCGCGCGCGTTGCCCGGCGGCGGCGATGTCCTGATGTATCCGGGTGCCGACGAGGTGGGAGCGGTTCTGGTCGCTCGTGCCCTCACCTCCGACGTCGGCGTCCCGTCGTGGCGGATCGTCTGTGGTGAGCCGGACGGTCTCGACCGGGTTCCGAACTTCGAGAATGCGGCACTGCGCGAGAGCCTGGCCCGGCAGATCGTCGCCGCAGGAGGGCGCCTCGCCGAGCCGGAGGAGTCCGCCGATCTGGTCGTGGTGGCGCACGCGCCGGATCCCTCCCGGGGGGACTTCTTCGGAACACGGCCGGCTTCCGACCCTGCCGCCACCGAGGCCACCGTGGCTGCCGTGCGAACGGCTCTGGCGGGAGGCTCTATCGTCGCGCTCGCCGATGTGCGGTTCAGCAACGGAGGCGATCCCGACCTGGTCGATCGGCTGGCGGCCGAAGGCCTCCTGCTCCAGCTCGCGTCCTACGGAGGCTGGAACACCGCGGGCAACTCGATCGGGGGAGCCGTGGCGCAGGCGACCGCTCTGTGGGCCGGGCGTGCAACCGGTAACGCAGATGAGACCGCGGCGAGGGAGGCGCTGCTCACCCGCGTCCTGGACGATCGGGCCTACCAGAGCGGAACACGTCTCGCGATGCATGCGGCCGAGTTCGGGGGCAGCATCAGCCCGGTCGACGCCGATCGGCAGCGGGTGGCCGTAGCCAGGATCGCCCGTGAGCTCGGCGACTATCTGAGCAGCATCCTCCCGGAGGGTGAGGCTTGGCGGATCGACCGGGTGACCCTGCCGTGGGCGAGGAGCTTCGAGATCGAAATCGCCCTTCGGCAAGGGTAA
- a CDS encoding GntR family transcriptional regulator → MAEQHTKSERLRQHLVDVIDQGLEPHSKLPTERDLASEFDVSRLTVRRALDRLEHEGLVYRVQGAGTFVAAPRITKSVELTSFSEDMRARGLVPGSSVLVTETISAGARLGAKLRVSPSDDVFHIRRARTADGEPMALEDTYLNPRLFPGLIDNIGSESLYQILETEYGMKIEWAEQSIHASVLEPEEAQLLSAPPFSPAFYVTRTSFDAQDRPVEYAESTYRGDRYHYELQIHRTR, encoded by the coding sequence ATGGCGGAGCAGCACACGAAGTCCGAGCGGCTGCGTCAGCACCTCGTCGACGTCATCGACCAGGGGCTCGAACCGCACTCCAAGCTGCCGACCGAGCGCGATCTCGCTTCTGAGTTCGACGTCAGCCGACTGACCGTGCGGCGGGCGCTCGACCGTCTCGAGCACGAGGGTCTCGTCTACCGGGTGCAAGGCGCCGGCACGTTCGTCGCCGCCCCGCGGATCACCAAGTCCGTCGAGCTGACCTCGTTCAGCGAGGACATGCGCGCCCGCGGTCTCGTCCCCGGCTCCTCGGTGCTGGTCACCGAGACCATCTCCGCCGGCGCCCGGCTCGGCGCCAAGCTGAGGGTCAGCCCGTCGGACGACGTGTTCCACATCCGGCGGGCGCGCACCGCGGACGGTGAGCCGATGGCTCTCGAGGACACGTACCTCAATCCGCGGCTTTTTCCCGGCCTGATCGACAACATCGGCAGCGAATCGCTCTACCAGATCCTCGAAACCGAGTACGGGATGAAGATCGAATGGGCCGAGCAGAGCATCCATGCCAGTGTGCTCGAGCCGGAGGAGGCGCAGCTGCTGAGCGCTCCGCCCTTCTCTCCGGCCTTCTACGTGACCCGCACCAGTTTCGATGCCCAGGACCGACCGGTCGAATACGCCGAATCGACGTATCGGGGCGACCGCTATCACTACGAGCTCCAGATCCACCGCACGCGCTGA
- a CDS encoding ABC transporter substrate-binding protein yields the protein METRITRRRPLLRTVALTGVAAVAVALSGCSGAASSGPTTITFSYLWGGEEAKALEKVIADFNKSQSEIKVVGVSSPDAQKQLTSMSSSNGSFDISDNFGNTVGSWASKGILAPLDDYLKTEKVDLDGFAPAALDQMKYEGKTYALPIAVHTQQLMYNKDLLDKAGVQPPTTMDELADAVKKLTVTDANGAITQIGLGNPSTSTLFTTLGYAFGGTWDGKNGKTPTPDDPKNVEALDWYAKTLTDTYGADKIATFTSGLGQYMSAQDPFYTGKEAMVIDGEWQAINIPKVAPNLNWGVVDIPAASPELAGTTQVTTSTLFIPSNSKHKAEAAKFLAYIVGDKPMTDFTLALGNLPSKTSLLTASAYGDIPHFDSWLKALTSKNAKSLASQPYSAQYSTDLATAFDDVVRGVASPEKALSSVADKARSY from the coding sequence ATGGAAACCAGGATCACGAGACGGCGGCCCCTGCTGCGCACCGTCGCGCTCACCGGCGTCGCCGCCGTCGCCGTCGCCTTGAGCGGATGCTCCGGGGCCGCGTCCTCCGGCCCCACCACCATCACCTTCTCCTACCTCTGGGGAGGAGAAGAGGCGAAGGCGCTCGAGAAGGTCATCGCCGACTTCAACAAGAGCCAGTCCGAGATCAAGGTGGTCGGCGTCTCCAGCCCTGACGCGCAGAAGCAGCTCACCTCGATGTCGTCCAGCAACGGCAGCTTCGACATCTCCGACAACTTCGGGAACACCGTCGGCTCGTGGGCGTCGAAGGGAATCCTGGCGCCGCTCGACGACTACCTGAAGACCGAGAAGGTCGACCTCGACGGGTTCGCCCCCGCCGCGCTGGACCAGATGAAGTACGAGGGGAAGACGTACGCACTGCCGATCGCCGTGCACACCCAGCAGCTCATGTACAACAAGGACCTGCTCGACAAGGCGGGCGTGCAGCCGCCGACGACCATGGACGAGCTGGCGGACGCGGTCAAGAAGCTCACCGTCACCGACGCGAACGGCGCGATCACGCAGATCGGCCTCGGCAACCCCTCGACGTCGACGCTCTTCACCACCCTCGGCTATGCGTTCGGCGGCACCTGGGACGGCAAGAACGGGAAGACCCCGACGCCGGACGACCCCAAGAACGTCGAGGCGCTCGACTGGTACGCCAAGACCCTCACCGATACGTACGGCGCGGACAAGATCGCGACCTTCACCTCGGGTCTCGGGCAGTACATGTCGGCGCAGGACCCGTTCTACACCGGGAAGGAGGCCATGGTGATCGACGGCGAGTGGCAGGCCATCAACATCCCGAAGGTGGCGCCGAACCTCAACTGGGGCGTCGTGGACATCCCCGCGGCGAGCCCGGAGCTCGCCGGCACGACCCAGGTGACGACGAGCACGCTGTTCATCCCCAGCAACTCGAAGCACAAGGCCGAGGCGGCGAAGTTCCTGGCCTACATCGTCGGGGACAAGCCGATGACGGACTTCACTCTGGCGCTGGGCAACCTGCCGTCCAAGACGTCCCTGCTGACGGCTTCCGCGTACGGCGACATTCCGCACTTCGACTCCTGGCTGAAGGCTCTGACAAGCAAGAACGCGAAGTCGCTGGCGTCCCAGCCCTACAGCGCGCAGTACTCGACCGACCTCGCCACAGCCTTCGACGACGTCGTGCGCGGGGTCGCCTCGCCCGAGAAGGCGCTCTCCTCGGTCGCGGACAAGGCGCGCTCCTACTGA
- a CDS encoding carbohydrate ABC transporter permease — MSLMTAKRGARRQTLLGLAFASPFIIGAAVFIVWPVLASAGYSFTDFNLFQAPSWVGLDNYAHMLQDSTFWKALANTLFLTVTGVPLTIAISILGAHFLNLPVRGQPLYRALVYLPTIVPIVVGGYLWRWLLNTQYGFVNYFLGLLHLPQPEWLEQPAWGKPAILLMCLWTIGGTMIIYLAAIKDVPTELYEAAELDGAGWWGRFRFITWPTISPVTLFQVIVTVIAYLQIFTQPYLLTQTRLNEASGGPGQSMISYAMYLYQNAFVFLKMGYASAMAWVLFLITLVITLLLLWSSKKWVHYGSERN, encoded by the coding sequence ATGTCCCTGATGACTGCCAAGCGCGGTGCGCGACGCCAGACCCTGCTGGGTCTGGCGTTCGCGTCGCCGTTCATCATCGGGGCGGCGGTGTTCATCGTCTGGCCGGTGCTCGCCTCGGCCGGCTACAGCTTCACGGACTTCAACCTGTTCCAGGCGCCGTCCTGGGTCGGGCTCGACAACTACGCCCACATGCTTCAGGACTCCACATTCTGGAAGGCATTGGCGAACACGCTGTTCCTCACCGTCACCGGGGTGCCTCTGACGATCGCCATCTCGATCCTCGGAGCTCACTTCCTCAATCTCCCGGTGCGCGGTCAACCGCTCTACCGGGCCCTGGTGTACCTCCCGACCATCGTCCCGATCGTCGTCGGAGGCTATCTCTGGCGGTGGCTGCTGAACACCCAGTACGGCTTCGTGAACTACTTCCTCGGCCTCCTCCACCTCCCCCAGCCGGAGTGGCTCGAGCAGCCCGCGTGGGGCAAGCCGGCCATCCTGCTCATGTGCCTCTGGACCATCGGCGGCACCATGATCATCTATCTGGCCGCGATCAAGGACGTCCCGACGGAGCTCTACGAGGCAGCCGAGCTCGACGGCGCCGGCTGGTGGGGCCGCTTCCGGTTCATCACCTGGCCGACGATCTCGCCCGTAACCCTGTTCCAGGTGATCGTGACGGTGATCGCCTATCTGCAGATCTTCACCCAGCCCTATCTGCTCACCCAGACACGACTCAATGAGGCGAGCGGAGGGCCGGGGCAATCGATGATCAGCTACGCGATGTACCTGTACCAGAACGCGTTCGTCTTCCTGAAGATGGGCTACGCCTCGGCGATGGCCTGGGTGCTCTTCCTGATCACGCTGGTGATCACTCTGCTGCTGCTCTGGTCGTCCAAGAAATGGGTTCACTATGGTTCTGAACGCAATTGA
- a CDS encoding carbohydrate ABC transporter permease, with the protein MLSTAFKLPADIFSSPPALWPKEWTLDNFVAVFEEIPFWQYLWNTVVIAALSVLGMLIASPLVAYSLSKIGWRGQRPLLVIVMATMMLPPQVTMIPLFLMWNGLQATNTIIPLVAPAFFGTPFLIFMLRQFLMSVPDELIQAARIDGASEFRIYWSIVLPQARPALITAVIFQFVWAWTDFLNPLIYLNDASKYTLSIGLYSFFGEHNVEWGPLMAASVLFTIPALALFVVFQRYFVGGISAGALK; encoded by the coding sequence ATGCTCAGCACCGCATTCAAGCTCCCGGCGGACATCTTCAGCTCGCCGCCGGCACTCTGGCCGAAGGAGTGGACACTCGACAACTTCGTGGCGGTGTTCGAGGAGATCCCGTTCTGGCAGTACCTGTGGAACACCGTCGTCATCGCAGCCCTCTCGGTGCTCGGGATGCTGATCGCGTCGCCGCTCGTCGCGTACTCCCTCTCGAAGATCGGGTGGCGGGGGCAGCGTCCGCTCCTCGTGATCGTGATGGCGACCATGATGTTGCCGCCACAGGTGACGATGATCCCGCTCTTCCTGATGTGGAACGGACTGCAAGCGACGAACACGATCATCCCGCTCGTGGCCCCGGCTTTCTTCGGAACCCCGTTCCTGATCTTCATGCTGCGCCAGTTCCTGATGTCGGTGCCCGATGAGCTGATCCAGGCCGCTCGGATCGACGGCGCTTCGGAATTCCGCATCTACTGGTCGATCGTGCTCCCGCAAGCGCGGCCCGCCCTGATCACCGCGGTGATCTTCCAGTTCGTCTGGGCGTGGACCGACTTCCTGAATCCGTTGATCTACCTCAACGACGCCTCCAAATACACGTTGTCCATCGGCCTGTACTCCTTCTTCGGGGAGCACAACGTCGAATGGGGTCCGCTGATGGCGGCATCCGTCTTGTTCACCATTCCAGCGCTGGCGCTCTTCGTCGTCTTCCAGCGCTACTTCGTAGGGGGTATCAGTGCAGGCGCACTCAAGTAG